The Argentina anserina chromosome 3, drPotAnse1.1, whole genome shotgun sequence genome includes a region encoding these proteins:
- the LOC126788001 gene encoding fe(2+) transport protein 1-like, whose translation MATATSLSKAFLPIFFIIFVSAVIPQAHSQSESDECKSETTNSCNDKAGAVPLKIIAITSILVTSMIGVSLPLVTRAVPALHPDRDLFVVVKCFAGGIILATGFMHVLPDSFDMLSSNCLTEKPWHKFPFTGFVAMLSAIVTMMVDSMATSIYSRRSKAGVNPDTDGVAAIDGDQEKAVVAGGHGHFHSHNHQVKGGNESQLSRYRVVAMVLELGIIVHSIVIGLSLGASNNTCTIKGLVAALCFHQMFEGMGLGGCILQAEYKFMKKALMVFFFSVTTPSGIALGMAVSKMYKENSPRALVTVGLLNASSAGLLIYMALVDLLSADFMGPKLQRSIKLQIKSYVAVLLGAGGMSLLAKWA comes from the exons ATGGCTACTGCCACTTCACTTTCCAAAGCATTTCTCCCAATCTTCTTCATAATTTTCGTCTCCGCAGTCATCCCTCAAGCTCATTCGCAATCCGAGAGTGATGAATGCAAGTCTGAAACTACCAATTCCTGCAACGACAAGGCAGGAGCTGTGCCCCTCAAAATCATAGCCATTACCTCAATCCTGGTGACCAGCATGATCGGTGTGTCCTTGCCACTCGTCACTCGCGCTGTACCCGCCTTGCATCCCGACCGAGACCTATTCGTGGTCGTCAAGTGCTTTGCCGGTGGGATTATTCTTGCCACAGGGTTCATGCACGTTTTGCCAGACTCTTTTGATATGTTGTCCTCGAATTGTTTGACTGAGAAGCCGTGGCATAAGTTCCCTTTCACTGGGTTTGTTGCTATGTTGTCAGCTATTGTTACTATGATGGTGGACTCCATGGCTACTAGCATATACAGCAGGAGATCTAAAGCCGGAGTTAACCCTGATACTGATGGTGTTGCAGCGATTGACGGAGATCAAGAGAAGGCTGTGGTGGCTGGTGGACATGGTCATTTTCATTCACATAATCATCAAGTCAAAGGAGGAAACGAATCGCAGTTGTCACGCTATCGCGTTGTTGCCATG GTACTGGAACTCGGAATTATTGTTCACTCAATTGTTATAGGGCTTTCTCTTGGAGCTTCAAACAACACTTGTACCATTAAAGGTCTTGTAGCTGCCCTTTGCTTCCATCAAATGTTTGAAGGCATGGGCCTTGGTGGTTGCATTCtgcag GCAGAGTACAAGTTCATGAAGAAGGCACTAATGGTGTTCTTCTTCTCTGTAACAACCCCATCTGGAATTGCACTGGGAATGGCAGTGTCGAAAATGTACAAAGAAAACAGTCCAAGGGCATTAGTGACAGTGGGACTGCTGAATGCTTCTTCAGCTGGGCTCCTCATCTACATGGCTTTGGTTGATCTTCTCTCCGCTGACTTCATGGGTCCAAAGTTGCAACGCAGCATTAAGCTCCAGATCAAGTCTTATGTGGCGGTTCTTCTGGGTGCTGGTGGCATGTCTTTGTTGGCAAAGTGGGCTTAA